In Arcanobacterium wilhelmae, the following are encoded in one genomic region:
- a CDS encoding hemolysin family protein, whose amino-acid sequence MDSLLVNIVFVLLFTLIGALFSASEMALVTLRDTQIESMAMTSKSGAKIKKLTDDSNRFLSAVQVGVTLAGFFSASFGASTIAPAFSPLFVKWGMGESAASTTAFIVVTIAISYISIVLGELVPKRLAMQSAETFSKLVAYPLTAITALLSPVIWFLGISVNVVLRLLGRDPEDKREEMDAEELRSYVAGYEAIPATERDMVVDLLSVGERTVEEIMTPRTEVDFIDADLPIHEAQMMVNELDHSRYPVRDNQNDDEVIGFIHIRDLLVPDPKVKAVRDIVRIVQFFPEGKPVLAALTEMRAQNSHLAIVIDEYGGTDGLITLEDVVEEFVGEIQDEYDSESDIDYSSEFGGEVSGLLSRAEVEKYLERELPEGPFDTLAGYMVDELGRMPEEGDEVMLGSLMLKVAAMDGRRIDRITVAPQPLADAEPDANPSE is encoded by the coding sequence TTGGATTCATTGCTGGTCAACATTGTGTTTGTCCTGCTCTTTACGCTGATTGGTGCGCTTTTTTCGGCGTCTGAGATGGCGCTTGTCACGTTGCGTGATACTCAGATTGAATCGATGGCCATGACCTCGAAGTCGGGAGCTAAGATCAAGAAGCTTACTGATGATTCGAACCGTTTCCTTTCAGCTGTCCAGGTGGGCGTTACACTGGCGGGATTCTTCTCAGCTTCATTCGGCGCGTCGACGATTGCGCCCGCGTTTTCGCCTCTCTTCGTGAAGTGGGGCATGGGTGAAAGTGCCGCATCGACGACCGCCTTCATCGTGGTGACGATCGCGATCTCCTACATCTCGATCGTGCTCGGCGAGCTGGTGCCCAAGCGTTTGGCGATGCAGAGCGCGGAGACGTTCTCCAAGCTTGTTGCCTACCCGCTCACCGCGATCACCGCGTTGCTTTCGCCAGTGATTTGGTTCCTCGGGATCTCGGTGAACGTTGTTCTGCGCCTGCTTGGACGCGATCCGGAAGACAAGCGTGAGGAGATGGACGCCGAGGAGCTACGCTCGTACGTTGCCGGTTACGAGGCAATTCCTGCCACCGAACGCGACATGGTAGTGGATCTGTTGTCTGTCGGGGAGCGTACGGTCGAGGAGATTATGACCCCACGTACGGAGGTCGATTTTATCGACGCCGATTTGCCGATTCATGAGGCGCAGATGATGGTCAACGAGCTTGACCATTCCCGCTACCCGGTACGCGACAACCAGAATGACGACGAAGTGATCGGTTTCATCCACATTCGTGATCTCCTCGTGCCTGATCCGAAGGTGAAGGCCGTGCGCGATATTGTTCGAATCGTCCAGTTCTTCCCTGAGGGCAAGCCAGTGTTGGCGGCGCTCACGGAGATGCGTGCGCAGAATTCCCATCTGGCGATCGTGATCGACGAGTACGGCGGAACCGACGGCCTGATCACGTTGGAAGATGTGGTCGAAGAGTTCGTCGGCGAAATTCAAGACGAATACGATTCCGAATCCGACATCGACTATTCGTCCGAGTTCGGCGGAGAGGTTTCCGGCTTGCTTTCCCGCGCAGAGGTAGAGAAATACCTCGAGCGTGAACTTCCGGAGGGCCCGTTTGATACTCTCGCCGGTTACATGGTCGATGAGCTGGGGCGCATGCCGGAAGAAGGCGATGAGGTGATGCTTGGTTCTTTGATGCTCAAGGTTGCAGCGATGGACGGCCGACGCATCGATCGGATCACTGTGGCTCCGCAGCCGCTTGCGGATGCGGAGCCGGATGCAAATCCGAGTGAGTAA
- a CDS encoding 6-phosphofructokinase, with amino-acid sequence MSDIKIGFLTSGGDAQGMNAVVRAIIRTAHSAGATAYAIHEGWKGAIAGGDYIRPTTWNDASGILPRGGTSIGTARSDEFRTREGRRKAVANFVERGIDRLVIVGGDGTLTGADMLRAEWPSLLEELANAGTITREQAAAHSKLHIAGVVGSIDNDLVGTDMTVGADSALTRIMEALDAIASTAASHQRTFIIEVMGRHCGYLALMSAIVGGSDYVFIPENPPEPGWETAMCNKLREGRASGRRDSIIILAEGAIDRSGAPITANQIADAVKLGLGEDARITNLGHVQRGGTPSAYDRWMSTVLGYTATLDMVNATDADEPTIIGTQRNRIVRLPMMEAIADTRKVKDYMAAGDWGNAIESRGHGYGKMISLFETLSAPSAPKVEGERKRVGILHSGGLAPGMNPAARAAVKLGLSRGWEMVGIEGGFPGLLAGTFRSLEWADVEGWATEPGAELGTRRTIPEPDEYYALGRAIENAKLDALVMIGGFKGYKAVYNMVTERSHYPAFNIPMVCVPSSIDNNLPGSELSIGADTALNVNAETIDAIKASASASQRAFVVETMGRQCGYLALMSAITTGAEQVYLAEQGITLARLADDAARMVRSFSEGRHLYLTIRNESASEYYTTDFLRRTFEEEGGGLFDVRSHIIGHTQQGGRPSPFDRTLAVRLVDRALDVLAEQLDAGKVGAFHVGHLDGKMTSLPVAHMPELIDMDSRLPYDQWWMGLTCIAAAMADAHYDQPLTTLSVVLDNE; translated from the coding sequence ATGAGTGATATCAAGATTGGCTTCCTCACCTCCGGAGGCGACGCCCAAGGCATGAACGCCGTCGTTCGTGCCATCATCCGAACAGCTCACAGCGCCGGCGCCACAGCCTACGCAATCCACGAAGGCTGGAAGGGGGCAATCGCCGGAGGCGACTACATCCGCCCCACCACCTGGAACGACGCATCCGGCATCCTTCCACGCGGCGGCACCTCCATCGGCACCGCCCGCAGCGACGAATTCCGCACGCGCGAAGGCCGCCGCAAAGCTGTAGCAAACTTCGTCGAACGAGGAATCGACCGCCTGGTGATCGTCGGAGGCGATGGAACCCTCACCGGAGCCGACATGCTCCGCGCCGAATGGCCCTCCCTCCTGGAAGAACTCGCAAACGCTGGAACCATCACCCGAGAACAAGCCGCAGCCCACTCGAAACTCCACATCGCCGGCGTCGTCGGATCCATTGATAACGACCTCGTCGGAACAGACATGACAGTAGGCGCTGATTCCGCACTCACGCGCATCATGGAGGCATTGGACGCCATCGCCTCCACCGCCGCCTCCCACCAGCGAACCTTCATTATTGAAGTGATGGGACGCCACTGCGGCTACCTCGCGCTCATGAGCGCGATCGTTGGCGGCTCGGACTATGTCTTCATCCCCGAGAACCCGCCCGAGCCCGGCTGGGAAACCGCGATGTGCAACAAGCTTCGTGAAGGGCGTGCCTCTGGCCGTCGAGATTCGATCATCATCCTCGCTGAGGGCGCAATTGACCGTTCCGGCGCACCGATCACGGCAAACCAGATCGCCGATGCCGTCAAGCTTGGCCTGGGTGAAGATGCCCGCATCACCAACCTTGGCCACGTACAGCGCGGCGGCACGCCGTCGGCATACGACCGCTGGATGTCCACCGTCCTCGGCTACACAGCCACCTTGGACATGGTGAACGCCACCGACGCCGACGAGCCCACGATCATCGGCACCCAGCGCAACCGCATCGTTCGCCTTCCGATGATGGAGGCGATCGCCGATACTCGCAAAGTCAAGGATTACATGGCTGCCGGAGATTGGGGCAACGCCATCGAATCGCGCGGACACGGCTACGGGAAAATGATCTCGCTTTTCGAAACGCTCTCCGCGCCGTCGGCTCCGAAGGTCGAGGGCGAACGCAAGCGCGTGGGTATCTTGCATTCTGGTGGCCTCGCGCCAGGCATGAACCCGGCGGCACGCGCCGCAGTCAAGCTCGGTCTCTCGCGCGGTTGGGAAATGGTCGGTATTGAGGGCGGCTTCCCTGGCCTGCTTGCCGGAACGTTCCGCTCACTGGAGTGGGCTGACGTCGAAGGCTGGGCAACCGAGCCCGGTGCGGAACTCGGTACCCGGCGAACAATCCCCGAGCCTGACGAGTATTACGCGCTCGGCCGTGCGATCGAGAATGCGAAGCTCGATGCCCTTGTCATGATCGGCGGATTCAAGGGATACAAGGCTGTGTACAACATGGTGACCGAACGTAGCCACTACCCCGCGTTCAATATTCCGATGGTGTGCGTGCCTTCCTCAATCGACAACAACCTCCCCGGCTCGGAGCTCTCGATCGGCGCAGACACCGCGCTGAACGTGAACGCTGAGACGATCGACGCGATTAAGGCGTCGGCGTCGGCCTCGCAACGCGCATTCGTCGTCGAGACGATGGGCCGCCAGTGCGGGTACCTCGCGCTGATGAGCGCGATCACGACGGGCGCCGAGCAGGTGTACCTGGCAGAGCAAGGGATCACCCTTGCGCGCCTCGCCGACGACGCTGCCCGCATGGTGCGCTCGTTCAGCGAGGGCCGCCACCTGTACTTGACGATCCGCAACGAATCGGCCTCCGAGTACTACACCACGGATTTCCTGCGCCGCACATTCGAGGAGGAGGGCGGCGGCCTATTCGACGTTCGTTCGCACATTATCGGGCACACCCAGCAAGGCGGACGCCCCTCGCCGTTCGATCGCACGCTCGCCGTGCGCTTGGTGGACCGTGCACTCGACGTCCTCGCAGAGCAACTCGATGCCGGAAAGGTCGGCGCGTTCCACGTGGGGCACTTGGACGGGAAGATGACGTCTCTCCCGGTGGCACACATGCCCGAACTGATCGACATGGATTCGCGTCTGCCATATGACCAATGGTGGATGGGGCTCACGTGCATCGCCGCGGCGATGGCCGATGCGCACTACGATCAGCCGCTCACCACGCTCTCAGTGGTTCTCGACAACGAGTAG